One Thalassotalea hakodatensis DNA segment encodes these proteins:
- the dapE gene encoding succinyl-diaminopimelate desuccinylase, with product MTTTNTPVLTLAADLISRPSVTPEDAGCQQMMSERLEKLGFLTETMVFEDTTNMWCRKGDTGPVFCFAGHTDVVPAGHLASWDTPPFEPTFKDGYLFGRGAADMKGSLAAMVVATEKFVADHPHHKGSIAFLITSDEEGPFINGTTRVIDTLEARNEKIDYCIVGEPSSTNEVGDIVKNGRRGSISGELKVFGKQGHVAYPQHVENPIHLAMPALAALSQTHWDTGNEYFPETSFQLSNIQSGTGATNVVPGHLTAWFNLRYSTELTDEKIVSKIDAILTEHQLNYEIKWTFNGKPFITEPGTLVDAASSAIQTVKGFNTTLSTSGGTSDGRFIAPTGAQVVELGPCNATIHQVNESVKCADLEELVDIYYHTLVNVLS from the coding sequence ATGACGACGACTAACACGCCTGTTTTAACTCTCGCCGCAGATTTGATCTCTCGTCCATCGGTTACTCCTGAAGATGCAGGTTGTCAGCAGATGATGTCTGAACGCCTAGAAAAATTAGGTTTTCTAACAGAAACTATGGTATTTGAAGACACCACGAATATGTGGTGTCGTAAAGGTGATACTGGACCAGTATTTTGCTTTGCTGGTCATACTGATGTGGTACCAGCTGGTCATTTAGCCAGCTGGGATACTCCGCCTTTTGAACCCACTTTCAAAGATGGTTATTTATTCGGCCGCGGCGCCGCTGATATGAAAGGTAGTTTAGCGGCTATGGTAGTAGCAACAGAAAAGTTTGTTGCAGATCATCCACATCATAAAGGCTCTATCGCTTTTTTAATTACCAGTGATGAAGAAGGTCCATTTATCAATGGTACTACACGAGTAATAGACACTTTAGAAGCAAGAAATGAAAAAATCGATTATTGCATAGTTGGTGAACCTTCTAGCACAAATGAAGTGGGAGATATTGTTAAAAACGGCCGTCGTGGTTCAATTTCAGGTGAATTAAAAGTATTCGGTAAACAAGGTCACGTTGCCTACCCTCAACATGTTGAAAATCCTATTCATCTTGCAATGCCAGCTTTAGCTGCACTGAGTCAAACACATTGGGATACGGGTAATGAGTATTTTCCTGAAACAAGTTTTCAATTATCAAATATTCAATCTGGCACAGGTGCAACCAACGTTGTTCCTGGTCATTTAACCGCATGGTTTAATTTACGCTATAGCACAGAGTTAACCGATGAAAAAATCGTCAGTAAGATCGACGCGATTTTAACTGAGCATCAGTTAAACTATGAAATTAAATGGACATTTAATGGTAAGCCTTTCATCACAGAACCTGGCACCCTCGTGGATGCAGCGTCAAGCGCTATTCAAACCGTAAAAGGCTTTAACACGACGTTATCTACATCAGGCGGCACTTCTGACGGAAGATTCATTGCGCCAACCGGTGCGCAAGTTGTTGAACTTGGACCTTGTAATGCAACGATCCATCAAGTGAATGAAAGTGTAAAATGTGCTGACCTTGAAGAGTTAGTTGATATTTACTATCACACTCTCGTAAACGTACTCAGTTAA
- a CDS encoding ArsC family reductase, translating into MTTLYGIKNCDTVKKARKWLDEHNITYQFHDFRTDGLDNNQLQQFVAMSSWDLLLNKRSTTFRNLDEHIKTNLSDTVASEQVLLQPTLLKRPLLLIDDQLHLGFKAENYQEIFA; encoded by the coding sequence ATGACAACTTTATATGGCATAAAAAACTGCGACACCGTAAAAAAAGCACGAAAATGGCTTGATGAACATAATATTACCTATCAATTCCACGATTTTCGTACTGACGGTCTAGATAACAATCAGTTACAACAATTTGTGGCTATGTCTTCATGGGATTTATTACTCAATAAACGTAGCACAACGTTCCGAAATTTAGACGAACATATAAAAACTAATCTTTCAGATACCGTAGCCTCAGAACAAGTATTATTACAGCCAACATTATTAAAGCGCCCTTTGTTGCTTATTGACGACCAATTACATCTAGGTTTTAAGGCAGAAAATTATCAAGAGATTTTTGCCTAA
- a CDS encoding ACT domain-containing protein, with protein sequence MATLTLKRLNNTFTIHSFPANSEIPSEVFKQHMYFIAKTNDEVSVVAPSTLMLLSEDSEPDWQALEVVGPLDFSLTGILSKISTILANKKISIFAISTFDTDYVLVKSNKIDSAITALTNNNYQVI encoded by the coding sequence ATGGCAACACTAACGTTAAAGCGATTAAATAACACGTTCACTATCCATAGTTTTCCAGCCAATAGCGAAATACCCTCCGAAGTGTTTAAACAACACATGTATTTTATCGCAAAAACTAATGATGAGGTATCGGTGGTCGCTCCTAGTACACTTATGTTGTTAAGCGAAGATAGTGAACCTGACTGGCAAGCACTTGAAGTTGTTGGTCCATTAGATTTTTCATTAACGGGGATACTTTCAAAAATTTCAACCATATTAGCGAATAAGAAAATCAGTATTTTCGCCATTTCTACCTTTGATACCGATTATGTCTTAGTCAAAAGCAATAAAATTGACAGCGCTATAACGGCATTAACCAACAATAATTATCAAGTGATTTAA
- the pta gene encoding phosphate acetyltransferase, producing MSRRIMLIPVGFGVGLTSVALGLTHACQQLGLDVGLFKPISQPSRNVLQNKQHVISYSKDTNEIPLSYVEQQMGEGNSDIILEQIVDNYSIACEAHDIVIIEGLLPTTRQPYATRINREVAQALSAEIILVASPDEDTPLEFEDRLEVSARTFGGTENTKLLGCIINKINSPDKDEVGLLPRETNYEIKFPPEKWHELSIFQRGSFQLLATIPWEIDLIAPRVIDIKNYLNADIINQGDIDHRRIRSISFCARSVGNLMSHLQPNRLIVTPGDRTDIIIATCLSALNGTKVGALLLTNGYQPEPQVLELCDQALQAGLPVLSVPWDTWQTSRYLMSFNPEIPEDDLQRLDKVKQYVADQIDPQWLGLLSKHVSGHAKYSPPAFRHKLTELSRKANKLIVLPEGSDARTIKAAAICIERNIARCQLLGEKDNILTIAKQQGIELPPGLIITDPALIRDNYIAPLVELRKHKGMTEVVAQQELKDNVVLATLMLQLGQVDGLVSGAVNTTANTIRPALQLIKTSPDSKLVSSIFFMLLPDQVLVYGDCAINPEPNAEQLAEIAIQSAESAIKFGIEARVAMISYSTGSSGKGADVEKVAEATAIVKTRRPDIIIDGPLQYDAAIMETVAQQKAPSSPVAGKATVFVFPDLNTGNTTYKAVQRSADVVSIGPMLQGLNKPVNDLSRGALVDDIVFTIALTAIQAI from the coding sequence ATGTCGCGTCGTATCATGTTAATTCCTGTTGGCTTTGGTGTTGGATTGACCAGTGTTGCTCTTGGCCTCACACACGCTTGTCAACAACTTGGGCTTGATGTTGGTTTATTTAAGCCTATCAGTCAACCCTCTAGAAATGTATTACAAAATAAACAACACGTTATTTCATACTCCAAAGATACCAACGAAATCCCACTAAGTTACGTTGAACAGCAAATGGGAGAAGGTAATAGCGATATTATTCTTGAGCAAATAGTTGATAACTATTCAATTGCCTGTGAAGCACATGATATCGTTATCATTGAAGGACTTTTACCAACAACGAGACAACCCTATGCTACTCGTATTAACCGTGAAGTAGCACAGGCGCTTTCTGCTGAAATTATTTTAGTGGCCTCTCCCGATGAAGACACACCACTTGAATTTGAGGACAGATTAGAAGTGAGTGCTCGTACCTTTGGAGGTACTGAAAATACCAAACTACTTGGGTGTATTATCAATAAAATTAACTCTCCCGATAAAGATGAAGTAGGACTACTGCCACGAGAAACAAATTATGAAATAAAATTTCCACCTGAGAAATGGCACGAATTATCAATCTTTCAGCGCGGCAGTTTTCAGTTACTAGCAACAATTCCATGGGAAATTGACTTAATTGCTCCTCGTGTTATTGATATAAAAAATTACCTCAATGCCGATATCATTAATCAAGGTGATATCGATCACAGACGAATTAGAAGTATCAGTTTCTGTGCGAGAAGTGTAGGTAACTTAATGAGTCACTTACAACCGAATAGACTCATTGTTACCCCTGGCGATCGTACAGATATTATCATCGCAACCTGTTTATCTGCATTAAATGGAACAAAAGTAGGTGCACTTCTATTAACCAATGGCTACCAACCTGAACCACAAGTACTTGAGCTATGCGATCAAGCATTACAAGCTGGCTTACCAGTACTATCCGTTCCATGGGATACTTGGCAAACTTCTCGATACCTCATGAGTTTTAACCCAGAAATACCTGAAGATGACCTTCAGCGCTTAGACAAGGTAAAACAATATGTTGCAGACCAAATCGATCCACAATGGTTAGGCTTATTATCAAAACACGTAAGTGGTCATGCGAAGTATTCGCCACCAGCGTTTCGTCATAAACTCACTGAGCTTTCTAGGAAAGCGAACAAGTTAATTGTTCTGCCCGAAGGTAGTGATGCAAGAACGATAAAAGCTGCGGCTATTTGTATTGAAAGAAATATTGCCCGATGCCAGTTGTTGGGAGAAAAAGACAATATACTCACTATTGCTAAGCAACAAGGTATCGAATTGCCACCAGGTTTGATTATTACCGATCCTGCTTTAATTCGAGATAACTACATCGCACCATTAGTTGAACTACGCAAACATAAAGGGATGACAGAAGTTGTCGCACAACAAGAACTCAAAGACAACGTAGTTTTAGCAACGTTGATGTTACAGTTAGGCCAAGTTGACGGATTAGTTTCTGGCGCAGTTAACACTACTGCGAATACTATTCGCCCTGCGTTGCAACTAATAAAAACATCACCTGATAGCAAATTGGTTTCTTCCATTTTCTTCATGCTTTTACCAGATCAAGTTCTCGTTTACGGTGATTGTGCTATTAATCCAGAACCAAATGCAGAACAATTAGCTGAGATTGCAATTCAGAGTGCTGAGTCAGCTATTAAATTTGGTATTGAAGCTAGGGTTGCAATGATCAGTTACAGTACTGGAAGTTCTGGAAAAGGTGCTGATGTTGAAAAAGTAGCAGAAGCAACAGCGATAGTTAAAACACGTAGGCCTGATATTATCATCGATGGCCCATTACAGTACGATGCAGCAATCATGGAAACCGTCGCACAGCAAAAAGCCCCTTCTAGCCCTGTTGCTGGAAAAGCGACTGTTTTTGTTTTTCCAGATCTAAATACAGGTAATACAACTTATAAAGCAGTACAACGCTCTGCTGATGTTGTCAGTATTGGTCCTATGTTACAAGGGCTTAATAAGCCCGTAAATGATCTTTCACGGGGCGCGTTAGTCGATGATATTGTCTTCACTATTGCATTGACCGCTATTCAAGCTATATAA
- a CDS encoding acetate/propionate family kinase yields the protein MQNNILVINCGSSSVKFSLINPTTNHVLISGLVEQLHSAHATISIKQEANKQQSHLPAPYDHLMAIKFFVEVLDDKQLTSTIYAIGHRVVHGGETYNKPVLISIAVKHEIHRLSTLAPLHNPANLLGIEAAEKALGQLPQVAVFDTSFHQSMPKKAFLYALPYELYKNHGIRKYGFHGTSHYYVAHKAAQYLNKPIETCNLISAHLGNGCSVTAIKNGKSVDTSLGLTPLEGLMMGTRTGNLDPSIIFHLVDQLGYTLDQVNTLLNKESGLKGISMLSNDCRTLEEAAEQGHDLAKLALDMFCYRAAKMIASFSVCFSQLDSIVFTGGIGENSSFIRENIIEQLTLLNISINNNANIEARFGKSGNIATSTSIPCWVIPTDEEGVIATQTHQLVAKEVK from the coding sequence ATGCAAAACAATATATTAGTAATCAATTGTGGAAGTTCATCGGTTAAATTTTCACTCATTAACCCAACAACAAACCATGTTTTAATTTCTGGTCTCGTTGAGCAATTACACTCAGCACATGCAACTATCTCAATAAAACAAGAAGCAAATAAACAACAATCTCATTTACCCGCACCTTATGATCATTTAATGGCGATCAAATTTTTTGTTGAAGTGTTAGATGATAAACAACTTACTTCAACCATTTATGCGATTGGTCATCGTGTTGTGCACGGCGGTGAGACGTATAACAAACCCGTATTAATTTCCATAGCGGTTAAGCATGAGATACATCGTTTATCAACTTTAGCACCATTACATAATCCTGCGAATTTACTCGGCATTGAAGCGGCAGAAAAGGCACTAGGACAATTACCTCAGGTAGCCGTTTTTGATACTAGCTTTCATCAATCTATGCCTAAAAAAGCCTTTTTATATGCCCTACCTTATGAGCTGTATAAAAATCATGGTATTCGTAAGTATGGCTTTCATGGCACCAGTCACTATTATGTTGCGCACAAGGCTGCACAATATCTAAATAAACCGATTGAAACATGTAACCTAATATCTGCACACCTAGGAAATGGTTGTAGTGTAACAGCCATTAAAAATGGCAAATCAGTGGATACTAGTTTAGGCCTAACCCCTTTAGAAGGTCTAATGATGGGCACTCGAACAGGAAACCTTGACCCTAGTATTATATTTCATCTAGTTGATCAACTTGGCTACACGTTAGATCAGGTTAACACCTTACTAAATAAAGAAAGCGGTTTAAAAGGTATTTCAATGCTAAGTAATGATTGCAGAACATTAGAAGAAGCGGCTGAGCAAGGTCATGATCTTGCAAAACTTGCACTTGATATGTTTTGTTATCGCGCTGCAAAAATGATAGCAAGCTTCTCTGTCTGCTTTTCACAGCTAGACAGTATCGTTTTTACAGGAGGAATTGGCGAAAATTCAAGCTTTATTAGGGAAAACATCATTGAACAACTTACTCTGTTAAATATCAGTATAAATAACAATGCTAACATCGAAGCAAGATTTGGAAAAAGCGGTAATATCGCAACGTCAACAAGTATTCCTTGCTGGGTGATACCCACGGATGAAGAAGGGGTCATTGCCACACAAACACACCAATTAGTCGCTAAGGAGGTTAAATAA
- the yfbV gene encoding terminus macrodomain insulation protein YfbV: MNMNVVEIVKLGRKYMLLWPDRRELAEYFAEYHAIKMARLVCKYLPGVALFTLIMQLYFGGVASLPQSVVYTVFMLSVPLQALVMLGIKADKFLPPALANWYKEGVAKINQSGGDIKLSVQKPRYVDLAQLLNISYRHAKH; the protein is encoded by the coding sequence ATGAATATGAATGTTGTAGAAATTGTAAAGTTAGGTCGCAAGTATATGTTACTCTGGCCTGATCGTAGAGAACTAGCGGAATACTTTGCTGAGTATCATGCTATCAAAATGGCGCGTCTTGTGTGTAAATATTTGCCTGGCGTAGCTTTGTTTACTTTAATCATGCAACTTTATTTTGGTGGCGTTGCTTCTTTACCACAATCGGTTGTTTATACCGTGTTTATGCTAAGCGTTCCGTTACAAGCTTTAGTTATGCTAGGGATAAAAGCAGATAAATTTTTGCCACCCGCATTAGCGAATTGGTATAAAGAAGGTGTTGCTAAAATTAATCAAAGCGGCGGAGATATAAAACTTAGCGTGCAAAAACCTCGGTATGTTGATTTGGCACAGTTGCTGAATATTAGTTATCGGCACGCGAAGCATTAA
- the rlmA gene encoding 23S rRNA (guanine(745)-N(1))-methyltransferase produces the protein MINAQYRCPICQSSLMLKEHTYRCAQSHCFDQAKEGYVNLLPVQFKHSKQPGDNKAMVNARRAFLLQGYYQPLADKLISILDALSLSNGVILDAGCGEGFYTGQFKQSCQTVYGIDIAKEAVKKAAKKYTDCHFSVATLSQLPFDDQHINAIVSIYAPILPAEFNRILSDNGYLITVTPGGNHLLSLKQKIYQRALQHDEDKITVDNMTLDTQEQLSYTMTIRSGDDLLNLLSMTPFAFKATEEVKQKLKQESNFECQADFLIRIYKKTA, from the coding sequence ATGATAAATGCACAATATCGCTGCCCTATTTGCCAATCAAGTTTAATGTTAAAAGAGCACACGTATCGTTGTGCTCAATCACACTGTTTTGATCAAGCAAAAGAGGGCTACGTTAACTTATTGCCAGTTCAGTTTAAACATTCGAAACAACCTGGCGATAATAAAGCCATGGTAAACGCCAGACGTGCCTTTTTATTACAGGGATATTATCAACCGCTTGCCGACAAATTGATATCAATATTAGATGCACTAAGCCTTAGTAATGGTGTCATTTTAGATGCCGGCTGTGGAGAAGGTTTTTATACAGGGCAGTTTAAGCAAAGCTGTCAGACGGTGTATGGTATTGATATTGCCAAAGAAGCCGTAAAGAAAGCGGCAAAGAAATATACTGATTGTCATTTTTCAGTGGCCACGTTGTCGCAACTACCTTTTGATGATCAACATATCAATGCTATTGTTTCTATTTATGCTCCCATATTACCTGCAGAATTTAATCGTATTTTATCAGACAACGGTTATTTAATAACTGTGACACCTGGCGGAAACCATTTATTGTCGCTCAAACAAAAAATTTATCAACGCGCATTGCAACATGACGAAGACAAAATAACAGTTGATAATATGACGTTAGATACGCAAGAACAGCTGAGCTATACCATGACGATACGTTCAGGTGATGATTTGCTAAACTTACTATCAATGACACCCTTTGCCTTTAAAGCGACTGAAGAAGTAAAACAAAAATTAAAACAAGAAAGTAACTTTGAATGTCAGGCTGACTTTCTTATTCGCATTTATAAAAAAACCGCCTGA
- the xthA gene encoding exodeoxyribonuclease III, giving the protein MKIISFNINGLRARLHQLQAVIDKHQPDIIGLQEIKVHDDAFPLADVEAMGYHVYFHGQKAHYGVAMLCKKPADVVTKGFPTDTEDSQKRMIMVTTTNERGEKVTVLNGYFPQGDNIAHESKFPYKRQFYKDLMVYLNEHHTPDENLVVMGDINISPIDLDIGIGEPNRKRWLKTGKCSFQPEERQWLSTLMNWGFKDTFRELHPSTSEKYSWFDYRSRGFDDNRGLRIDVVLATENLAKQCVESDIDYELRAIEKPSDHAPIWSTFT; this is encoded by the coding sequence ATGAAGATTATCTCTTTCAATATAAATGGTTTACGAGCCAGACTTCACCAATTACAAGCCGTAATCGATAAACATCAACCTGACATCATTGGCCTACAAGAAATCAAAGTACACGACGACGCCTTCCCTCTTGCCGATGTTGAAGCGATGGGTTATCACGTATACTTCCACGGTCAAAAAGCACATTACGGTGTTGCAATGCTATGTAAAAAACCAGCTGATGTTGTGACTAAAGGCTTTCCTACCGATACTGAAGACTCTCAAAAGCGTATGATCATGGTAACGACCACCAATGAACGCGGTGAAAAAGTTACGGTTTTAAATGGTTATTTTCCGCAAGGAGATAATATTGCACATGAAAGTAAATTTCCTTATAAACGTCAGTTTTATAAAGACTTAATGGTCTATTTAAATGAACATCACACACCCGATGAAAACCTCGTAGTGATGGGTGATATTAATATTTCACCGATTGATTTAGATATTGGTATTGGTGAACCTAATAGAAAACGTTGGTTAAAAACGGGTAAATGTAGTTTTCAACCAGAAGAGCGCCAATGGCTTTCAACGCTAATGAATTGGGGGTTTAAAGACACGTTTAGAGAATTACACCCATCGACCAGTGAAAAATACTCATGGTTTGATTATCGTTCTCGTGGTTTTGATGATAATCGAGGGCTACGAATTGACGTTGTGTTAGCCACAGAAAACTTAGCCAAACAATGTGTTGAATCTGACATTGATTATGAATTACGAGCAATTGAAAAGCCTTCTGATCATGCGCCTATCTGGTCTACATTTACATGA
- the upp gene encoding uracil phosphoribosyltransferase, whose protein sequence is MTVYISNHPLLKHKVSLAREANLSSKSFRELTNEISTMLMVEATQNLQVQSTPLACWSGNISTPLLAEKQPTLVPILRAGLGMLEGALTILPCAKVSIIGLKRNDDDISTDKAGTVHIGIESYYENIVSDIAERHAIVIDPMLATGGSAITCINLLKSSGCEKITALFMVAAPEGISALEKAHPDIDVYIAACDEKLNEQGYILPGLGDAGDKIFGTN, encoded by the coding sequence ATGACCGTTTATATTAGTAATCATCCACTACTAAAACATAAAGTATCATTAGCACGCGAAGCTAACCTGTCATCAAAGTCTTTTCGTGAATTAACTAACGAAATATCTACTATGCTGATGGTAGAAGCGACACAAAACCTTCAAGTACAAAGCACACCTTTAGCTTGTTGGTCTGGCAATATTTCCACCCCATTATTAGCCGAAAAGCAACCAACATTAGTACCTATTCTACGTGCTGGACTTGGTATGTTAGAAGGAGCCTTAACTATTTTACCTTGCGCGAAAGTCAGTATTATTGGCTTAAAACGCAATGATGACGATATTTCTACCGATAAAGCTGGAACCGTGCATATCGGTATTGAAAGTTATTATGAAAATATTGTCAGTGATATTGCAGAACGACACGCCATTGTGATTGATCCTATGTTAGCCACAGGCGGTTCAGCAATAACGTGTATTAATTTACTAAAATCTTCAGGTTGTGAAAAAATTACTGCATTATTTATGGTTGCGGCGCCAGAAGGTATTAGCGCATTAGAGAAAGCCCACCCTGATATTGATGTGTATATTGCTGCATGCGATGAAAAGCTCAACGAACAAGGCTATATCTTACCGGGTCTAGGTGACGCCGGTGATAAAATATTTGGTACAAACTAG
- a CDS encoding thymidine kinase, with protein MAQLYFYYSTMNAGKSTHLLQSSYNYRERGMNTLLYTADIDNRFSTGQISSRLGLHADANLFSAETDIAQQVTQQHELTPVSCVLVDEAQFLTEQQVKQLTDIVDMLKIPVLAYGIRTDFLGKTFVGSAALLAWADKLIELKTICHCGKKANFVVRTDDQGNAVTSGAQIEVGGNERYESLCRKHFKALVW; from the coding sequence ATGGCACAACTTTATTTTTATTATTCTACGATGAATGCGGGGAAATCTACACATTTGCTGCAGTCTTCATACAACTACCGCGAACGCGGAATGAATACCCTGCTTTATACTGCAGATATCGATAACCGATTCTCGACGGGACAAATCTCTTCACGTCTTGGTTTACATGCTGATGCTAATTTATTTTCTGCTGAAACAGATATCGCTCAACAAGTAACACAGCAACATGAGTTAACCCCTGTTAGTTGTGTATTGGTCGATGAAGCACAGTTTTTAACGGAACAACAAGTAAAGCAACTTACTGATATTGTTGATATGTTAAAAATACCGGTCTTAGCTTATGGCATTAGAACTGATTTTCTCGGTAAAACGTTTGTAGGCAGTGCCGCACTTTTGGCATGGGCAGACAAATTGATCGAACTAAAAACCATTTGTCATTGTGGCAAAAAAGCAAATTTTGTCGTCAGAACAGATGACCAAGGCAATGCTGTAACATCAGGTGCTCAAATTGAAGTGGGTGGCAACGAACGCTATGAATCGCTTTGTCGAAAACATTTTAAAGCGCTTGTTTGGTAA
- the deoC gene encoding deoxyribose-phosphate aldolase: MTEQQQTALLALSLVDLTSLRGDESQQEIIELCEQAATKHGDTAAICIYPQYISIAKQHLAKTNKQIKIATVTNFPHGGSDVNQAVKETAEAVSLGADEVDVVFPYNALIAGDENVGYELVNACKQACGKQVTLKVIIESGKLKTDSLIQRASEIAIDAGADFIKTSTGKVDINATPEAAKIMLSVIENVNPNVGFKAAGGVKTLEDATKYLTLVMDTLGASWLDQTHFRFGASGLLDNLLATIEGKVEQPSSERY, translated from the coding sequence ATGACAGAGCAACAACAAACCGCTTTACTTGCCCTTTCTCTCGTTGATCTAACCAGTTTACGAGGCGATGAATCACAGCAAGAAATTATTGAACTATGTGAACAAGCAGCGACAAAACATGGAGATACTGCCGCTATTTGTATTTATCCTCAGTATATTTCCATTGCGAAACAACATTTAGCCAAAACAAATAAACAGATAAAAATTGCAACCGTCACTAACTTTCCTCATGGCGGTAGTGATGTGAACCAAGCAGTGAAAGAAACAGCAGAAGCTGTTTCACTTGGTGCTGATGAAGTTGACGTTGTGTTCCCTTACAATGCTTTAATTGCTGGTGATGAAAATGTTGGCTATGAATTAGTAAACGCATGTAAACAAGCTTGTGGTAAGCAGGTTACCTTAAAAGTAATTATTGAGTCTGGAAAATTAAAAACAGATTCTTTAATTCAACGGGCAAGTGAAATAGCGATTGACGCTGGCGCTGACTTTATCAAAACATCCACAGGGAAAGTTGATATAAATGCTACGCCTGAAGCCGCAAAAATCATGCTATCTGTTATTGAAAACGTAAACCCAAATGTTGGCTTTAAAGCTGCTGGTGGCGTTAAAACCTTAGAGGATGCCACAAAGTATTTAACCTTAGTCATGGATACCTTAGGGGCTTCATGGCTTGATCAAACTCATTTTCGTTTCGGCGCGAGTGGGTTATTAGATAACTTACTCGCCACCATTGAGGGTAAAGTAGAACAACCAAGCAGTGAGCGCTATTGA